The following proteins are encoded in a genomic region of Solidesulfovibrio fructosivorans JJ]:
- a CDS encoding PAS domain-containing protein, with amino-acid sequence MLAALWEAAGDIVVVIDAVGRLAAINESGLRLLGQTREQAVGSDWFDLALPPKDNDNARILHRALLDGELSPKDLTQNQTIRTALGWRRLRWGLGLIDGPDGQPAMVLACGRDVDAQSQLEAAVREKEAEYRDILDAANDAIFIQDPATGQILDANERAVSLYGYGVDELRRITPDGLSAGTPPHTGAAALAKLDQARRGQPQLFEWLARDKTGRLFWTEVNLRHAVVRGQDRIIAVVRDITERKNAERALRESEKKFRQLAETIGEVFWLASPDVKRIFYVSPAYETLWGRPPVSLYASPQSWLDSVHPEDRDKVLDHMTRLASGPPARGIFPDFRVVRDDGSVRWVQARYFPVIGDSGGVSRLAGTLEDITDRVQTRLELERVNERLEDMVRKRTQTLNRMNEELIHEVLERREAEASMARAKEAAEAASRAKSAFLANISHEIRTPMNGILGMAQILGQTGLSDDQKEFLKDIEGSASSLLALINDLLDFSRIEAERVELAHEAFGLRAVLASVEAAMGAPAREKGLELSVDISPDVPDMLLGDADRLRQVLTNLVGNAIKFTDHGGVVVQAQCVEACRPAEAITRGMRQELLFSVSDTGIGILPEDTSRIFEAFTQADGSYTRRFGGTGLGLAITRRLVALMGGELGVDSVPDQGSVFTFSLTFELEPLSPRH; translated from the coding sequence ATGCTCGCCGCCCTGTGGGAAGCGGCCGGCGATATCGTTGTCGTCATCGACGCCGTGGGCCGTCTGGCGGCCATCAACGAAAGCGGCCTGCGGCTGCTCGGCCAAACCCGCGAACAGGCCGTGGGCAGCGACTGGTTCGATCTGGCCCTGCCGCCCAAGGACAACGACAATGCGCGCATTTTGCATCGCGCCCTTCTCGACGGCGAGTTGTCTCCCAAGGACCTGACGCAAAATCAGACCATCCGCACGGCCCTCGGCTGGCGGCGGTTGCGCTGGGGGCTGGGCCTCATCGACGGCCCGGACGGACAGCCGGCCATGGTGCTCGCCTGCGGGCGGGACGTGGACGCGCAGAGCCAGCTCGAAGCGGCCGTCCGGGAAAAGGAAGCCGAGTACCGCGACATCCTGGATGCGGCCAACGACGCCATTTTCATCCAGGACCCGGCCACGGGCCAAATCCTGGACGCCAACGAGCGCGCCGTGTCCCTTTATGGCTACGGCGTGGACGAACTGCGCCGGATAACGCCCGACGGCTTGAGCGCCGGCACTCCTCCCCACACCGGCGCGGCGGCCCTGGCCAAGCTCGACCAGGCCCGCCGCGGCCAGCCCCAGCTCTTCGAATGGCTGGCCCGCGACAAGACCGGCCGGCTTTTCTGGACCGAGGTCAACCTGCGCCATGCCGTGGTCCGGGGACAGGACCGCATCATCGCCGTGGTGCGCGACATCACCGAGCGCAAAAACGCCGAGCGGGCCTTGCGGGAGAGCGAAAAGAAATTCCGGCAACTGGCCGAAACCATCGGCGAGGTGTTCTGGCTGGCCTCCCCGGACGTAAAGCGCATCTTCTACGTCAGCCCGGCCTACGAAACCCTCTGGGGCAGGCCGCCGGTCAGCCTCTACGCCTCCCCGCAATCCTGGCTCGACAGCGTGCACCCCGAAGACCGGGACAAGGTGCTCGACCACATGACCCGCCTGGCCTCCGGCCCGCCCGCCCGGGGAATTTTCCCCGATTTCCGCGTGGTGCGCGACGACGGCAGCGTGCGCTGGGTCCAGGCCCGCTATTTCCCCGTGATCGGCGACTCCGGTGGGGTCTCCCGGCTCGCCGGCACCCTCGAGGACATCACCGACCGGGTCCAGACCCGCCTCGAGCTGGAGCGCGTCAACGAACGCCTGGAAGACATGGTGCGCAAACGGACCCAGACGCTCAACCGCATGAACGAGGAACTCATCCACGAAGTGCTGGAGCGCCGTGAGGCCGAGGCCTCCATGGCCCGGGCCAAGGAGGCGGCCGAGGCGGCCAGCCGGGCCAAATCGGCGTTTCTGGCCAATATCAGCCACGAAATCCGCACGCCCATGAACGGCATCCTCGGCATGGCCCAGATCCTCGGCCAAACCGGGCTCAGCGACGACCAGAAGGAATTCCTCAAGGATATCGAAGGATCGGCCTCATCGCTACTGGCGCTGATAAACGACCTCCTCGACTTCTCCAGGATCGAGGCCGAGCGCGTGGAGCTGGCCCACGAGGCCTTCGGCCTGCGCGCCGTGCTGGCCTCGGTGGAAGCCGCCATGGGCGCGCCGGCCCGGGAAAAGGGGCTCGAACTCTCCGTGGACATCTCCCCCGACGTGCCGGACATGCTCCTTGGCGACGCCGACCGCCTGCGCCAGGTGCTGACCAATCTCGTCGGCAACGCCATCAAGTTCACCGACCACGGCGGCGTGGTGGTCCAGGCGCAGTGCGTGGAAGCCTGCCGGCCGGCCGAGGCGATCACGCGCGGCATGCGCCAGGAGCTGCTCTTCTCCGTCAGCGACACCGGCATCGGCATCCTCCCCGAGGACACCTCCCGCATTTTCGAGGCCTTCACCCAGGCCGACGGCTCCTACACCCGGCGCTTCGGCGGCACGGGGCTGGGGCTGGCCATCACCCGACGGCTGGTGGCGCTCATGGGCGGGGAACTCGGGGTGGACAGCGTGCCGGACCAGGGCTCGGTGTTCACCTTCTCCCTGACGTTCGAACTGGAACCGCTCTCCCCCCGACATTGA
- a CDS encoding SagB/ThcOx family dehydrogenase produces MDRRTFLLAAGVMAASCGTPGLGLAASGVALPPPAIPGGKTLEEALQKRQSRRQFDARPLPEAVLSGLLWAANGVNRPEIGKHTAPTAMNRQEIAVYVAKADGLFLYEPKDHALSRVKDADLRAATGKQAFAATAPVDLVYVADMAKVAGSTPEEKLFYAGTDTGFVSQNVYLYCAAMDLATVVRASIDTAALASAMGLPATSRITLAQTVGYPNV; encoded by the coding sequence ATGGATCGCAGAACCTTTCTCTTGGCGGCGGGCGTCATGGCCGCGAGTTGCGGCACGCCCGGCCTGGGTCTGGCCGCGAGCGGCGTCGCGCTTCCCCCGCCGGCCATCCCCGGGGGCAAGACCCTGGAGGAGGCGCTCCAAAAACGGCAGAGCCGGCGGCAGTTCGATGCCCGGCCCTTGCCCGAGGCGGTGCTGTCCGGCCTTTTGTGGGCGGCGAACGGCGTCAACCGCCCGGAAATCGGCAAGCACACCGCGCCCACTGCCATGAACCGCCAGGAAATCGCCGTCTACGTGGCCAAGGCGGACGGGCTTTTTCTCTACGAGCCCAAGGACCATGCCTTAAGCCGCGTCAAGGACGCCGACCTGCGCGCCGCCACCGGCAAGCAGGCCTTTGCCGCCACGGCCCCGGTCGACCTCGTCTATGTGGCCGACATGGCCAAGGTGGCGGGCTCCACGCCGGAGGAAAAGCTCTTTTACGCCGGCACGGACACGGGCTTTGTCAGCCAGAACGTCTACCTCTACTGCGCGGCCATGGACCTGGCCACGGTGGTGCGGGCCAGCATCGACACGGCGGCCCTGGCCTCGGCCATGGGGCTGCCGGCGACCAGTCGCATCACCCTGGCCCAGACCGTGGGGTATCCCAATGTCTGA
- a CDS encoding DUF169 domain-containing protein — protein sequence MEELSYQEMQHVLMDELRLMHYPIAVKYFFDQAELDDFKERVSYYLPAKALTFCQAEIGARMEGITVLMGKEQLGCSNAKCVFGWKDIDAAEFKSHIKYCESLEQAERFVRSKPRMKEGLLAAAVSPLADAAFPPDVVHFYCDNMQAYHLVVDWMAVMDKHPLRPNMTMNSAACAGNVYVYNSGEANVFLACSGSYNAGKTERGEINVAIPGKDIGRVVARLKARKEREGGAAITRIGHPFPGADICKNCPLIVFKKAKDPAAATD from the coding sequence ATGGAAGAACTTTCGTATCAGGAAATGCAGCACGTGCTTATGGACGAGCTGCGGCTCATGCACTATCCCATCGCCGTCAAATATTTTTTCGATCAAGCCGAGCTTGACGACTTCAAGGAGCGCGTCTCCTACTACCTGCCGGCCAAGGCGCTGACCTTCTGCCAGGCCGAGATCGGCGCGCGCATGGAAGGCATCACCGTGCTCATGGGCAAGGAACAGCTGGGCTGCTCCAACGCCAAATGCGTGTTCGGCTGGAAGGACATCGACGCGGCTGAATTCAAAAGCCATATCAAGTACTGCGAGAGCCTGGAACAGGCCGAACGTTTCGTGCGCAGCAAGCCGCGCATGAAGGAAGGACTGCTCGCCGCCGCTGTCTCGCCCCTGGCCGACGCCGCCTTTCCGCCCGATGTGGTGCATTTCTACTGCGACAACATGCAGGCCTACCACCTCGTGGTGGACTGGATGGCCGTCATGGACAAGCATCCCCTGCGCCCCAACATGACCATGAACTCGGCCGCCTGCGCCGGCAACGTCTACGTCTACAACTCCGGCGAGGCCAACGTGTTTTTGGCCTGCAGCGGCAGCTACAACGCCGGCAAGACCGAGCGCGGCGAGATCAACGTGGCCATTCCCGGCAAGGATATCGGCCGCGTGGTGGCCCGGCTCAAGGCCCGCAAGGAGCGCGAGGGCGGCGCGGCCATCACCCGCATCGGCCACCCGTTCCCGGGCGCGGACATCTGCAAGAACTGCCCGCTCATCGTCTTCAAGAAGGCCAAGGACCCGGCCGCGGCTACGGACTGA
- a CDS encoding tetratricopeptide repeat-containing diguanylate cyclase, whose translation MPAASVTQRDLIANEQFLRDVFSRFLSFKTHSLFFPRDDDGLIAGFGPGHDQAVHLPAERKVLVPLAASDRLLGVFVARGASLGAPRTMLALLPRIAAMALEEIRLRHAATSDALTGLANADALTSVLTREIELVQDRILPGSASLVDPGLTGLRGGFGLVVLDVDHFSRLAARHGFVAAEGNLAEAGALLRRLCPEGGLAARLHDDLFGLFLPGATASRCREAAEGIVREVSRLTFETPATGESHALTASAGCVAYPQDMRGGQFVAPPAEQARVLLRKAKKALAVAKDLGRNQAMAFHRILAEGGVVLEALPLSRYAVSLGRFVDAEAGQRFLVWSPRHEGAHDIRKSDGERVSGRSPTMIKGEIALLEVGEDLAFAETLQCNDPGWAIEPGDRLLLAADSDEAGHAAAPDGPPKKDPATGLFSHADFLRQTAADREKRQTFSMALVLLPDPASEPRAGRPAEADVAEAAAVCRAHFGQAAVGGRFSSSKLVFYLPDREPAGLAEAAEAVLAGLGERLGGTAAVGVAGYPFLNHTRADVPENCRKALDHALLLPRGPKTAVFDTLSLTVSGDRHFAMGDIYAAMEEYKQALLADEGNTLARNSLGICLARLGRLDTARAEFDRVIGRDAKNTMALYNLGCVCRRLGENAAARKAFQKCLRANPGHIYSLLRLGRMSEEDKRFTTALKYYKRAMAAPGGAPLTLRHLARLAFKRGRNEEAREHLHQALLHDPKDAVSLHLMAKLYLKEGQDPAIAEAMARQAVALRPERTEFWQALARALTAQGRDGEARDALARAEGI comes from the coding sequence ATGCCGGCGGCATCCGTCACACAGCGTGACCTCATCGCAAACGAACAGTTTCTCCGGGATGTTTTTTCCCGGTTCCTTTCCTTCAAAACCCACAGCCTTTTTTTCCCCCGCGACGATGACGGGCTTATCGCCGGCTTCGGTCCGGGCCACGACCAGGCCGTGCATCTGCCGGCGGAACGCAAGGTGCTCGTTCCCCTGGCCGCCTCGGACAGGCTGCTCGGTGTGTTCGTGGCCCGAGGGGCGAGCCTTGGCGCGCCGCGTACCATGCTGGCGCTTTTGCCCCGCATCGCGGCCATGGCCCTGGAGGAAATCCGGCTGCGCCATGCCGCCACAAGCGACGCGCTCACCGGCCTTGCCAACGCCGACGCCCTGACCTCGGTCCTCACCCGGGAGATCGAGCTGGTCCAGGACCGCATCCTGCCGGGCTCGGCCAGTCTGGTCGATCCGGGGCTCACCGGGCTTCGGGGCGGATTCGGGCTCGTGGTCCTCGATGTGGACCATTTCAGCCGGCTGGCCGCCCGGCACGGCTTTGTCGCGGCCGAGGGCAATCTGGCCGAAGCCGGCGCGCTGCTGCGCCGCCTGTGCCCCGAAGGCGGGCTGGCCGCCCGGCTCCACGACGACCTTTTCGGGCTTTTTCTGCCCGGGGCCACGGCCTCGCGCTGCCGGGAGGCGGCCGAGGGCATCGTGCGGGAGGTCTCGCGGCTGACCTTCGAGACCCCGGCCACCGGGGAAAGCCACGCCCTGACGGCCAGCGCCGGCTGCGTGGCCTATCCCCAGGACATGCGCGGCGGCCAGTTCGTGGCCCCGCCGGCCGAACAGGCCCGGGTGCTCTTGCGCAAGGCCAAAAAAGCCCTGGCCGTGGCCAAGGACCTCGGCCGCAACCAGGCCATGGCCTTTCACCGCATCCTGGCCGAGGGCGGCGTGGTGCTCGAGGCGCTGCCCCTGTCGCGCTATGCCGTAAGCCTCGGCCGCTTCGTGGACGCCGAGGCCGGACAACGCTTCCTGGTCTGGTCGCCGCGCCACGAAGGGGCCCACGACATCCGCAAGTCCGACGGCGAGCGGGTCTCGGGCCGCTCCCCCACCATGATCAAGGGCGAAATCGCCCTGTTGGAGGTGGGCGAGGACCTGGCTTTCGCCGAAACGCTCCAATGCAACGATCCGGGCTGGGCCATCGAGCCCGGGGACCGGCTCCTGCTCGCGGCCGACTCCGACGAGGCCGGCCATGCCGCCGCGCCGGACGGTCCGCCGAAAAAGGATCCGGCCACCGGCCTTTTCTCCCACGCCGATTTCCTGCGCCAGACCGCCGCCGACCGCGAAAAGCGCCAGACCTTTTCCATGGCCCTGGTGCTGTTGCCCGATCCGGCGTCCGAACCGCGCGCCGGACGGCCGGCCGAGGCGGACGTGGCCGAAGCGGCGGCCGTGTGCCGGGCCCATTTCGGCCAGGCGGCCGTGGGCGGCCGGTTCAGCTCGTCCAAGCTCGTCTTCTACCTCCCCGACCGTGAGCCGGCCGGACTGGCCGAGGCCGCCGAAGCCGTGCTGGCCGGGCTTGGCGAACGCCTCGGCGGCACCGCGGCCGTGGGCGTGGCCGGGTATCCGTTTCTCAACCACACCCGGGCCGATGTGCCGGAAAATTGCCGCAAGGCCCTGGACCACGCCCTGCTTTTGCCGCGCGGCCCCAAGACGGCCGTCTTCGACACTTTGTCGCTGACCGTCAGCGGCGACCGCCATTTCGCCATGGGCGACATCTACGCGGCCATGGAGGAATACAAGCAGGCGCTTTTGGCCGACGAGGGTAATACGCTGGCCCGCAACTCGCTCGGCATCTGCCTGGCCCGGCTCGGCCGGCTGGATACGGCCCGGGCCGAATTCGACCGGGTCATCGGCCGCGACGCCAAAAACACCATGGCCCTGTACAACCTCGGCTGCGTCTGCCGCCGGCTGGGCGAAAACGCCGCCGCGCGCAAGGCCTTCCAGAAATGCCTGCGGGCCAATCCCGGCCACATCTACAGCTTGCTGCGGCTCGGGCGCATGTCCGAGGAGGACAAGCGCTTCACCACGGCGCTCAAATATTACAAGCGGGCCATGGCCGCCCCGGGCGGCGCGCCCCTGACCCTGCGCCACCTGGCCCGGCTGGCTTTCAAGCGAGGCCGCAACGAGGAAGCCCGGGAACACCTGCACCAGGCCCTGCTCCACGACCCCAAGGACGCGGTGTCCCTGCACCTGATGGCCAAGCTCTACCTCAAGGAAGGCCAGGACCCGGCCATCGCCGAGGCCATGGCCCGGCAGGCCGTGGCCCTGCGGCCCGAACGGACGGAATTCTGGCAGGCGCTGGCCCGCGCCCTCACCGCCCAGGGACGCGACGGAGAAGCCCGGGACGCCCTGGCCCGGGCCGAGGGCATCTAA
- a CDS encoding MBL fold metallo-hydrolase, with translation MDIKTFPIGPLETNCYIAVAGSAAIAVDVGGKPTAVAQFLEEKGLALEAVLLTHLHCDHLYGVGELAGAFGAPVFAGAADASLLEIEIGRGGFMGLPQVPEFSYEPIAPGERTFLGQPCRVLATPGHSPGSLSYYFPEAGTVFVGDLLFYRSIGRTDFAGGDYDQLMASVREKIFVLPEATLVYPGHGPATSVGDEMRHNPFFSEYAR, from the coding sequence ATGGACATCAAGACGTTTCCGATAGGTCCCCTGGAGACCAACTGTTACATCGCGGTCGCGGGCAGCGCGGCCATTGCCGTGGATGTCGGCGGCAAGCCCACGGCGGTGGCGCAATTTCTTGAGGAAAAAGGGCTTGCCCTTGAGGCGGTGCTGCTCACCCACCTGCACTGCGACCATTTGTACGGCGTGGGCGAGCTGGCCGGGGCGTTCGGCGCGCCGGTTTTCGCCGGGGCCGCCGACGCGTCGCTTCTGGAAATCGAAATCGGCCGGGGCGGATTCATGGGCCTGCCCCAGGTGCCCGAGTTCTCCTACGAGCCCATCGCTCCGGGCGAGCGCACGTTTCTCGGCCAACCCTGCCGGGTGCTGGCCACCCCCGGGCACTCCCCGGGCAGCCTGTCCTATTATTTTCCCGAGGCCGGCACGGTTTTCGTCGGGGACCTGCTTTTTTACCGCTCCATCGGCCGCACGGATTTCGCCGGCGGCGACTATGACCAGCTCATGGCCTCGGTGCGCGAAAAGATCTTCGTCCTGCCCGAGGCCACGTTGGTCTATCCCGGCCATGGTCCGGCCACGAGCGTCGGCGACGAGATGCGGCACAACCCGTTTTTTTCGGAGTACGCCCGGTGA
- a CDS encoding flavodoxin family protein: MTPGPAATVFLCGPRPGGNADAAGLAFARGLREKGIAAQVVALRDERIAPCRGCGACLAAGHRCPLDTEGDAAEALFAHVRESPLLAFASPIYFYHVPALFKAFIDRAQRHWAVRSAGEAGEAEPSVLPDVRVLLVAGRPRGEKLFAGTLLSLKYFLWPFYRALAEPCLFRGYDAPGDLAGDVAAVKQAAGYGRDAAHGAF; this comes from the coding sequence GTGACGCCCGGTCCCGCGGCCACGGTGTTTTTGTGCGGTCCGAGACCCGGCGGCAATGCCGACGCGGCCGGGCTGGCCTTTGCCCGGGGGCTTCGGGAGAAAGGCATCGCGGCCCAGGTCGTGGCCTTGCGCGACGAACGTATCGCCCCGTGCCGGGGCTGCGGCGCCTGCCTCGCTGCCGGCCACCGCTGTCCTCTGGATACGGAAGGCGACGCGGCCGAGGCGCTTTTCGCCCATGTCCGCGAATCCCCTCTTCTGGCTTTTGCCTCGCCCATCTACTTTTACCACGTGCCGGCGCTTTTCAAGGCGTTCATCGACCGGGCCCAGCGCCACTGGGCCGTGCGCTCCGCTGGCGAGGCCGGCGAGGCCGAGCCGTCCGTCCTGCCGGACGTCCGTGTCCTGCTGGTCGCCGGCCGGCCCCGGGGCGAAAAGCTCTTTGCCGGGACGCTGCTCAGCCTCAAGTACTTTCTCTGGCCCTTTTACCGCGCCCTGGCCGAGCCGTGCCTGTTTCGGGGCTATGACGCGCCGGGCGATCTGGCCGGCGACGTCGCCGCCGTGAAACAGGCGGCCGGGTACGGCCGGGATGCCGCCCATGGGGCTTTTTAG
- a CDS encoding ComF family protein, with product MGLFRAGLPRLAGWLARAMLFACDRCQACSGLLPVRDGPHPVCPLCAARLTPRLGGYCPRCGELAADPAAPPQLCPECLRQGRSWDGFAFHGPYEGLLRDMVLGFKFHGRLGQGRVLAELTADAYARAAARTGPGAMDPAGPDVIVPVPLYPRRLAWRGFNQSLELARELSRRLARPVAVNALARIRDTTPQSQLPGSKRLRNIQGAFAAAPEIVSGRAALLVDDVMTTGATVETAARALRLAGAERVDVVVVAR from the coding sequence ATGGGGCTTTTTAGGGCCGGGCTGCCGCGTCTGGCCGGGTGGCTCGCCCGGGCCATGCTTTTTGCCTGCGACCGGTGCCAGGCCTGTTCGGGCCTGCTGCCGGTCCGGGACGGACCGCATCCGGTATGCCCGTTGTGCGCCGCGCGTCTGACCCCGCGCCTGGGCGGCTATTGCCCCCGGTGCGGCGAGCTTGCCGCCGATCCCGCCGCGCCGCCGCAGCTCTGCCCCGAGTGTCTGCGCCAGGGCCGCTCATGGGACGGCTTCGCCTTTCACGGTCCCTACGAGGGGCTGTTGCGGGACATGGTGCTGGGGTTCAAATTCCACGGCCGGCTGGGCCAGGGCCGGGTCTTGGCGGAACTGACCGCCGACGCCTACGCGCGCGCCGCCGCCCGCACCGGTCCCGGTGCCATGGACCCGGCCGGGCCGGATGTCATCGTGCCCGTGCCCCTTTATCCCAGACGCCTTGCCTGGCGGGGATTCAACCAGAGCCTGGAACTGGCCCGGGAGCTCTCCCGCCGGCTGGCCCGGCCCGTCGCCGTAAACGCCCTGGCCCGCATCCGCGACACCACCCCCCAAAGCCAGCTGCCCGGCTCAAAGCGACTGCGCAACATCCAGGGCGCTTTCGCCGCCGCGCCGGAGATCGTCTCCGGCCGGGCCGCGCTGCTCGTCGACGACGTCATGACCACCGGGGCCACCGTGGAAACCGCCGCGCGCGCCTTGCGCCTGGCCGGGGCGGAGCGCGTGGATGTGGTGGTGGTTGCCCGCTAG